The proteins below are encoded in one region of Nocardioides marmorisolisilvae:
- a CDS encoding ParB/RepB/Spo0J family partition protein yields MTDTIQTDAVTTTEGTDAAPAEEFLHLDPADIIIGTNVRTDLRPDHKEFRKSIKERGVIEAVTVYRNEDGQYVLLRGQRRTVTAADVGTPTGLIPARVVPQPAETDRIGDQMVENIHRAGMRETEIVAGVEQLALLGVSAAQIAKRTSIDRPTVNAALAVTKADQTRNRLDSGDLTLEEAAIFAEFSVISTRRSGYVPSMGTAA; encoded by the coding sequence ATGACCGACACCATCCAGACCGACGCCGTCACCACCACCGAGGGCACCGACGCCGCCCCGGCTGAGGAGTTCCTGCACCTGGACCCCGCCGACATCATCATCGGCACCAACGTCCGCACCGACCTGCGACCCGACCACAAGGAGTTCCGCAAGTCGATCAAGGAGCGCGGCGTCATCGAGGCCGTCACGGTCTACCGCAACGAGGACGGCCAGTACGTCCTGCTGCGCGGCCAGCGCCGCACCGTGACCGCCGCCGACGTCGGCACCCCGACCGGCCTCATCCCGGCGCGGGTCGTCCCCCAGCCCGCCGAGACCGACCGGATCGGTGACCAGATGGTCGAGAACATCCACCGAGCCGGGATGCGCGAGACCGAGATCGTCGCGGGCGTGGAGCAGCTGGCCCTGCTCGGCGTGAGCGCAGCGCAGATCGCCAAGCGCACCAGCATCGACCGCCCGACCGTGAACGCCGCCCTGGCGGTCACCAAGGCCGACCAGACCCGCAACCGGCTCGACTCCGGCGATCTGACCTTGGAGGAGGCCGCGATCTTCGCCGAGTTCTCTGTTATCTCGACACGCCGGAGTGGCTATGTTCCCAGCATGGGGACTGCGGCCTGA
- a CDS encoding DUF4192 domain-containing protein, whose translation MDLVVQSPDELLAAVPHVLGFKPEESIVLVPFGPGLPITRVDLPTSATAREEVWDAISGPYGRHARPGARLGILCFTGDRRSAELASQHLSNRLETVGITTQIRLCSDGERWREFNTGSTGLQTQATAERIAATTVLSGAAQPASSRSSLAASMVGDREPIAQLIPAARAEAAASSPAAERDWALDRLEQFHTDGNRLSDVDGARMLLALEKIGTRDALWEGMTKENHTSHMAIWNDLTRRAPDEVRAAPASMLGFASWLHGDGAKAWCALDQVPADRPYSMAAVVASALQNGIHPREWERYQTQMRDLAGELDESFVPKPPEKQRDLPRTQPTADRRAPGR comes from the coding sequence ATGGATCTCGTCGTTCAGTCCCCGGACGAGCTGCTCGCCGCCGTCCCGCATGTCCTCGGCTTCAAGCCCGAGGAGTCGATCGTCCTGGTCCCGTTCGGGCCCGGGCTCCCGATCACCCGCGTCGACCTCCCGACCAGCGCGACCGCCCGCGAGGAGGTCTGGGACGCCATCAGCGGCCCCTACGGCCGCCACGCCCGCCCCGGAGCTCGGCTGGGCATCCTCTGCTTCACCGGGGACCGCCGCAGCGCCGAGCTGGCCAGCCAGCACCTGTCCAACCGACTCGAGACCGTTGGCATCACCACCCAGATCCGGCTGTGTTCCGACGGGGAGCGGTGGCGGGAGTTCAACACCGGCTCCACCGGGCTGCAGACCCAGGCGACCGCCGAGCGGATCGCGGCCACGACCGTGCTGTCCGGCGCCGCCCAACCGGCCTCCAGCCGGTCCTCGCTGGCCGCCTCCATGGTCGGCGACCGCGAGCCGATCGCCCAGCTGATCCCCGCAGCTCGAGCAGAAGCCGCGGCCAGCTCGCCGGCCGCGGAGCGGGACTGGGCCCTGGACCGTCTCGAGCAGTTCCACACCGACGGCAACCGGCTCTCCGACGTCGACGGCGCACGGATGCTCCTCGCGCTGGAGAAGATCGGCACCCGCGACGCGCTGTGGGAGGGCATGACCAAGGAGAACCACACCTCCCACATGGCGATCTGGAACGACCTCACCCGCCGCGCCCCTGACGAGGTCCGCGCGGCGCCGGCCTCCATGCTCGGCTTCGCCAGCTGGCTGCACGGCGACGGCGCCAAGGCCTGGTGCGCACTCGACCAGGTGCCCGCCGACCGGCCCTACTCCATGGCCGCCGTCGTCGCCTCCGCCCTGCAGAACGGGATCCACCCTCGCGAGTGGGAGCGGTATCAGACCCAGATGCGGGACCTCGCCGGCGAGCTCGACGAGTCCTTCGTGCCCAAGCCTCCCGAGAAGCAGCGGGATCTGCCGCGCACCCAGCCCACCGCCGACCGCCGGGCCCCGGGCCGCTGA
- a CDS encoding helix-turn-helix domain-containing protein — protein sequence MSDHARPRMVTLVRESLGLTQLDLGEAAGLSQGYISKVESSLLPLTGENLLKVADALKCPVELLVDDTPVQGLEVTCMHHRRRHSKINASTKRRIEALTHLTRVSVEGLLRGIELVPDTELHRLDLDLFDGDPAAAARAVRASWRVPTGPIHNVVEVLEAVGIIVVARSLVTNAQDAVSTWPRDGGRPPIMVVNLGLPADRQRFTTCHELAHLLLHTIPEDDQEKQADIFAAEFLAPAEEIAPQLAGLTTRDFPRLIQLKAQWGMSIAALIRRAYDLDEISDRQYRQFQIRLNQLGWKQLEPGAPPAETPSTLTRVMEVHLSQHGYTIDELAKTAGMLPAPFKAHYRPPGETPPATPLRLVQP from the coding sequence GTGTCTGACCACGCACGGCCGCGGATGGTGACCCTCGTGCGGGAGTCGCTCGGCCTGACTCAGCTCGACCTGGGCGAGGCCGCCGGTCTGAGCCAGGGCTACATCTCCAAGGTCGAGTCGAGCCTGCTGCCCCTGACCGGTGAGAACCTCCTCAAGGTGGCGGACGCGTTGAAGTGCCCGGTCGAGCTGCTGGTCGACGACACCCCCGTGCAGGGGCTGGAGGTCACCTGCATGCACCACCGGCGCCGGCACTCCAAGATCAACGCCTCCACCAAGCGGCGCATCGAGGCCCTCACTCACCTGACCCGGGTCTCTGTCGAGGGCCTGCTGCGCGGCATCGAGCTCGTACCCGACACCGAGCTGCACCGTCTCGACCTCGACCTGTTCGACGGCGACCCCGCGGCCGCGGCACGCGCCGTACGCGCCTCCTGGCGAGTCCCGACCGGCCCGATCCACAACGTCGTCGAGGTGCTCGAGGCCGTTGGCATCATCGTGGTGGCACGGTCGCTGGTCACCAACGCCCAAGACGCGGTGTCCACCTGGCCACGTGACGGTGGGCGCCCGCCGATCATGGTCGTCAACCTCGGTCTGCCGGCCGACCGGCAGAGGTTCACCACCTGCCACGAGCTCGCTCACCTGCTCCTCCACACCATCCCCGAGGACGACCAGGAGAAGCAGGCCGACATCTTCGCTGCGGAGTTCCTCGCCCCGGCCGAGGAGATCGCACCGCAGCTGGCCGGCCTGACCACCCGCGACTTCCCACGGCTCATCCAGCTCAAGGCCCAGTGGGGCATGTCGATCGCGGCACTGATCCGGCGCGCCTACGACCTCGACGAGATCTCCGATCGGCAGTATCGCCAGTTCCAGATCCGGCTCAACCAGCTGGGCTGGAAGCAGCTCGAGCCCGGTGCCCCGCCGGCCGAAACTCCCAGCACCCTGACCAGGGTGATGGAGGTGCACCTGAGCCAGCACGGCTACACCATCGACGAGCTCGCCAAGACCGCCGGGATGCTCCCAGCCCCGTTCAAGGCCCACTACCGACCGCCCGGCGAGACACCTCCCGCGACCCCGCTACGGCTGGTGCAGCCATGA
- a CDS encoding single-stranded DNA-binding protein encodes MSTTVTFAGNLAEAPELLYTRENKPFVSCRVLVNRRVQNDEGEWVNDGPTAHNFNIFGSAATHVHDSCGSGDPIFVHGLERTESWPDKETGEKRTKDVVVVDSRFGEVGVSLKYVSARIDRAARPAQAS; translated from the coding sequence ATGTCCACCACCGTCACCTTCGCCGGCAACCTGGCCGAGGCTCCCGAGCTGCTCTACACCCGCGAGAACAAGCCGTTCGTCAGCTGCCGGGTCCTGGTCAACCGGCGCGTGCAGAACGACGAGGGGGAGTGGGTCAACGACGGGCCCACTGCCCACAACTTCAATATCTTCGGCTCGGCCGCCACCCACGTGCACGACAGCTGCGGATCCGGCGACCCGATCTTCGTCCACGGCCTCGAGCGCACCGAGAGCTGGCCGGACAAGGAGACCGGCGAGAAGCGCACCAAGGACGTCGTGGTCGTCGACAGCCGCTTCGGCGAGGTCGGCGTCTCGCTCAAGTACGTCTCCGCGCGCATCGATCGCGCCGCCCGCCCGGCCCAGGCCAGCTGA
- a CDS encoding IS1380 family transposase, translating to MSRVSVSFTEKNLVPNAGLLPAAVLAQRIGLGELIDQRLGLAQHGANSGAKALTVIGSVLAGGDSIDDTALLRASAAGELFDATRAPSTVGSWLRAHKWSNVRQLDAVSRELLARLWAAGAGPADLAGPLTIDLDSSIVPVFGRSKQGAGFGYTKVRGYHPQFATCASTGMVLFSRLRGGSAGAARGAKSFLTETVSRTRDAGATGQLTVRADSAFYSRAVLGTAVKLGVEFSVTARQDKKIRAAIEAIDEDAWAPIPYWLSSPEVSGADVAETAYTAFSGKDATTVRLVVRRVRPTPGSQLALFTTWDYHAFVTNRPGDVLEIEADHRRHAVVEQRIAELKSAGLAHLPSGKFMANAAWLALSVMAHNLARAIGRLAGPDLERATASTLQRRIFTVPGRLVHSGRRRHLRLPASWPWASAIAQALTTIQAIPLRC from the coding sequence TTGAGTCGGGTCTCGGTGAGCTTCACCGAGAAGAATCTGGTCCCGAATGCCGGGTTGCTGCCGGCCGCGGTGCTGGCGCAGCGGATCGGGCTGGGTGAGCTGATCGACCAGCGGCTCGGGCTGGCACAGCATGGCGCGAACAGCGGCGCGAAGGCGTTGACGGTGATCGGGTCGGTGCTCGCCGGCGGCGACAGCATCGACGACACCGCCCTGCTGCGGGCGAGCGCGGCCGGAGAGTTGTTCGACGCGACCCGGGCGCCGTCGACGGTCGGGTCGTGGCTGCGCGCACACAAGTGGTCCAACGTGCGCCAGCTCGACGCGGTCAGCCGGGAGCTGCTGGCCCGTCTCTGGGCAGCTGGTGCGGGTCCTGCCGACCTGGCAGGACCGTTGACGATCGACCTGGACTCCTCGATCGTGCCGGTGTTCGGGCGGTCCAAGCAGGGTGCTGGGTTCGGGTACACCAAGGTCCGTGGCTACCACCCCCAGTTCGCCACCTGCGCGAGCACCGGGATGGTGCTGTTCAGCCGCTTGCGGGGCGGCTCGGCGGGCGCGGCCCGAGGCGCGAAGAGCTTCCTGACCGAGACCGTCAGCCGGACCCGTGACGCCGGCGCGACCGGGCAGCTGACTGTCCGCGCCGACAGTGCTTTCTACAGCCGGGCAGTGCTCGGCACCGCGGTCAAGCTCGGTGTCGAGTTCTCGGTGACCGCACGGCAGGACAAGAAGATCCGGGCTGCGATCGAGGCCATCGACGAGGACGCCTGGGCGCCGATCCCGTACTGGCTCTCATCCCCGGAGGTCTCCGGTGCCGACGTCGCCGAGACCGCCTACACGGCGTTCTCCGGCAAGGACGCCACCACCGTCCGGTTGGTGGTGCGCCGGGTCCGTCCCACCCCCGGCAGCCAGCTCGCGCTGTTCACCACCTGGGACTACCACGCCTTCGTCACCAACCGCCCCGGAGACGTCCTTGAGATCGAGGCCGACCACCGCCGACACGCGGTCGTCGAGCAGCGGATCGCCGAGCTCAAGAGCGCCGGCCTGGCGCACCTGCCTTCGGGGAAGTTCATGGCCAACGCCGCCTGGCTCGCACTGAGCGTGATGGCTCACAACCTCGCACGCGCCATCGGTCGCCTGGCCGGCCCGGATCTGGAGAGGGCCACCGCGAGCACCCTGCAACGACGAATCTTCACCGTCCCAGGACGCCTGGTCCACAGCGGGCGACGACGACATCTACGACTACCCGCCTCCTGGCCATGGGCATCAGCGATCGCTCAAGCGCTGACCACGATCCAGGCGATCCCGCTGCGCTGCTGA
- a CDS encoding tyrosine-type recombinase/integrase, whose protein sequence is MRVVKEREDGIVRRVMLVDESGDEVVPVNRFLSHLVDSGYSPNTVCAYGYDLRHLAQFLADRSLGWNDFRPAMALEFLGYLRRVPSRRPAQRLGLTVATGQGRLLSPATVQRVLAATSSFFDWAIAAEQYTTGENPMQRRVDLALGRVHERHQPFVGAASRQQPIRRTVRVRLPLRLPRPMSSGDIDALLASLTTMRDLAINLLMLDGGLRPGEVLCLQLDDISYGRRRVTVRKRDDHPRGARAKARHERVVDLHEPRTLDAVNRYVLHERPLDAESPFVFLVGGAGARRCEPLSYQAVVRGFARRLDRLGIRSPDKTPHALRHTHATAMWEGGMRQLALQKRLGHASPESVRIYTRVSDEQVLADYDHALRDRS, encoded by the coding sequence GTGCGGGTGGTCAAGGAGCGAGAGGACGGGATCGTCCGTCGCGTGATGCTGGTCGACGAGTCCGGTGACGAGGTGGTGCCGGTCAATCGGTTCCTGTCCCATCTGGTCGATTCGGGGTACAGCCCGAACACGGTGTGCGCCTACGGCTACGACCTGCGGCACCTGGCCCAGTTCCTGGCCGATCGATCGCTGGGCTGGAACGACTTCCGGCCGGCGATGGCGCTGGAGTTCCTCGGCTATCTGCGGCGGGTGCCGTCGCGACGGCCGGCGCAGCGACTTGGCCTGACGGTCGCGACCGGACAGGGGCGGCTGCTGTCGCCGGCGACGGTGCAACGTGTACTGGCCGCGACGTCGAGCTTCTTCGACTGGGCGATCGCGGCCGAGCAGTACACGACCGGTGAGAACCCGATGCAGCGGCGAGTCGACCTCGCGCTGGGCCGGGTGCATGAGCGTCATCAGCCGTTCGTGGGCGCGGCGAGCCGTCAGCAGCCGATTCGCCGTACGGTGCGGGTCCGGCTTCCGCTGCGGTTGCCGCGGCCGATGAGCAGCGGGGACATCGACGCGCTTCTGGCCAGCCTGACGACGATGCGCGACCTGGCGATCAACTTGTTGATGCTCGACGGCGGCCTGCGTCCGGGCGAGGTGCTGTGCCTGCAGCTGGACGACATCTCCTATGGGCGCCGGCGAGTGACGGTCCGCAAGCGCGATGACCACCCTCGTGGCGCCAGGGCGAAGGCACGTCACGAGCGGGTGGTGGACCTGCATGAGCCGCGCACGCTGGACGCGGTCAACCGGTACGTGCTGCACGAACGCCCGCTGGATGCGGAGAGCCCGTTCGTGTTCCTGGTCGGCGGCGCCGGTGCGCGTCGGTGCGAGCCGCTGAGCTACCAGGCCGTGGTGCGCGGGTTCGCCCGCCGGCTGGATCGGCTGGGGATCCGGTCGCCGGACAAGACGCCGCACGCGCTGCGCCACACGCACGCGACCGCGATGTGGGAGGGCGGGATGCGGCAGCTGGCCTTGCAGAAGCGGCTCGGGCACGCCTCGCCGGAGTCGGTTCGCATCTACACCCGAGTCTCGGACGAGCAGGTGCTTGCCGACTACGACCACGCGCTGCGGGACCGGTCGTGA